One window from the genome of Megalobrama amblycephala isolate DHTTF-2021 linkage group LG4, ASM1881202v1, whole genome shotgun sequence encodes:
- the lifra gene encoding LIF receptor subunit alpha a, translating into MQGWVILALLLSLGVLRSQAQNGLGELPVPHGLTLQPDLPAQTLTMTWQSDSSLFDIEIFHTELMNVVLNETVAVKTDPVTGQRVWIWHSSLPLECTSHSVRIRARNQQLVSQWSPPQTIPGSDIPEKSESSMYPQDKVVPVGSNMTFCCIVKEKVDFQDIRYMGQQMSATRLSRRTYAITVTSQPASGNTGTNVVCCSPEFTLTGAVVFVGYPPGDEGLVCETRDLASAKCSWWKGRDTHLKRKINRTNYTLNGRDCLVTNDGNTSWCSSKVWEDNWTLVARNTLGTVRLTDSAQLADRVHLLAPANVTAVEVKAWNATLQWSWPVAAYKKLEMVCQLELIGHELSSTRNYSGTGLSFVMLEGLWPDADFTVTVRCGSKHGFWKWGDESAPFRIHTKMDRPDALDVWVWMDSSNTGLVLWKLLSVRKSHGALVGYKVSQSSAEEDGWTTVSLPPERFNYPIILNNSSDITVAVAAQNPAGLSQPSTVTTPAYRADSQLSVSELLGTNGTFDLSWQPNANASRGYVVEWVPTGCSGLCPVNWEKIPEKDSSFTVKPDSLEKGVRYTVSVYVLSTGAATLLQRWQGYSQEMIPAQSVDLSANQTGSDVLLSWKATTMKQQRGFIRGYTIYLANAARLDLVANISDPEVRSYRVKGLSLSSYKFVVKAYTSAGEDMGTTVAIKMEMDTADMLFVGILVPLAAMFCCLILISICCYKKREWVKKAFYPEIPGPKVPGDWSSPQGPLDVKPPPHSLVHIVESPEWDFSKKGLVPVPEEEEEYENDNIEVDTDSDEPALLRYYNQVVGDGSHSNHVSDSSGSSTASVGSTQTEITYAGIQSPTSSQGASGGGGYRPQMQSAADPAEPQDEFEADFQDDGLNTGYKPQCSWQLDSPEAENFSGSLGSPTSVTSSQFLIPESSEEKPQSSSTWFHSFLSGKS; encoded by the exons ATGCAGGGCTGGGTGATTCTGGCTCTGTTGCTGAGCCTCGGGGTCTTACGCTCTCAAGCGCAGAATG GTCTGGGTGAACTTCCTGTGCCCCATGGTTTAACACTACAGCCTGATTTACCTGCACAGACTCTTACAATGACATGGCAAAGTGACTCATCGCTTTTTGACATCGAGATTTTCCACACCGAGCTCATGAATGTGGTGTTAAAT GAGACGGTGGCAGTTAAAACAGATCCTGTAACAGGACAGCGTGTTTGGATATGGCACTCGTCGTTACCCTTGGAGTGCACTTCTCATTCAGTGCGAATCAGAGCACGAAACCAGCAGTTGGTCAGCCAGTGGAGCCCCCCTCAGACCATTCCAG GGTCGGATATTCCTGAGAAGTCAGAGTCTAGCATGTATCCCCAGGATAAGGTGGTTCCTGTTGGCAGTAACATGACCTTCTGCTGTATTGTTAAAGAGAAGGTTGATTTCCAAGATATCAGGTACATGGGTCAGCAGATGAGCGCCACACGCTTGAGCAGAAGAACTTATGCCATTACAGTAACCAGCCAGCCAGCATCTGGCAACACGGGCACCAACGTGGTCTGCTGTTCCCCAGAGTTTACCCTCACAGGAGCTGTGGTGTTTGTAGGCT ATCCGCCGGGAGATGAAGGGTTGGTCTGTGAGACGCGGGACCTGGCATCCGCAAAATGTTCTTGGTGGAAAGGACGTGACACTCACTTGAAAAGAAAGATCAACCGCACTAACTACACCCTTAATGGAAG GGACTGTTTGGTGACTAATGATGGGAACACCTCTTGGTGTAGTTCGAAGGTTTGGGAGGACAACTGGACTCTGGTGGCTCGAAATACTCTTGGAACAGTTCGGCTTACTGACTCCGCCCAACTCGCTGACCGCG TACATCTGTTGGCTCCAGCAAATGTGACAGCGGTCGAAGTCAAGGCGTGGAACGCCACACTGCAGTGGAGTTGGCCTGTGGCGGCGTATAAAAAGCTGGAGATGGTCTGCCAGCTGGAGCTCATCGGCCATGAACTTTCCAGCACA CGTAACTACAGTGGCACAGGTTTGTCATTTGTGATGCTGGAGGGCTTGTGGCCAGATGCAGACTTCACTGTGACTGTACGATGCGGCTCTAAGCACGGTTTCTGGAAGTGGGGGGATGAGAGCGCCCCCTTCAGGATCCACACAAAAATGGACC GTCCTGATGCTCTTGATGTCTGGGTCTGGATGGACAGCAGTAACACAGGACTTGTTCTTTGGAAA CTGCTAtctgtgagaaaaagtcacggTGCATTAGTCGGCTACAAGGTTTCTCAGAGCTCAGCAGAGGAAGACGGGTGGACAACGGTTTCTCTTCCTCCTGAGAGATTTAACTATCCCATCATCCTTAACAACAGCAGTGACATCACCGTTGCCGTGGCAGCACAAAACCCAGCTGGTCTCTCTCAGCCTTCCACTGTGACCACACCAGCATACAGAGCAG ATTCCCAGCTGTCTGTGTCTGAGCTGCTAGGCACAAATGGAACGTTTGACCTGTCCTGGCAGCCAAATGCCAATGCAAGCAGAGGGTACGTGGTGGAGTGGGTCCCGACCGGCTGCAGTGGGCTGTGCCCTGTTAACTGGGAGAAAATTCCAGAAAAAGACAGCAGCTTCACTGTGAAGCCAG ACTCTCTGGAGAAAGGAGTGAGGTACACCGTATCCGTGTATGTTCTCTCAACCGGCGCTGCTACGCTGCTGCAGAGATGGCAGGGATACTCACAGGAAATGA TTCCTGCACAGTCAGTTGATTTATCAGCCAATCAAACTGGCTCGGATGTGCTGTTGTCTTGGAAAGCCACCACGATGAAACAACAGCGAGGATTCATACGTGGATACACCATCTACCTGGCAAATGCTGCACGTCTGGATCTCGTTG CTAACATCTCTGATCCTGAGGTGCGGTCATACAGGGTGAAGGGTTTGTCTCTGAGCTCATATAAGTTCGTAGTGAAGGCCTACACTTCAGCTGGGGAAGACATGGGGACGACCGTGGCCATTAAAATGGAGATGGACA CAGCCGACATGTTGTTTGTTGGAATTCTTGTGCCGTTGGCAGCCATGTTCTGCTGTCTCATCCTCATCAGCATCTGCTGCTACAAGAAGAGAGAGTG GGTAAAGAAAGCTTTCTATCCTGAAATTCCTGGACCTAAAGTACCTGGAGACTGGTCGTCCCCACAG GGTCCTCTGGATGTGAAGCCCCCTCCTCACAGTCTGGTCCACATCGTGGAGAGTCCAGAGTGGGATTTCAGTAAGAAGGGTCTGGTTCCGGTaccagaggaagaggaggagtaTGAGAATGACAACATCGAGGTAGACACGGACTCCGATGAACCGGCCCTCCTGAGATATTACAACCAGGTTGTCGGTGATGGCTCCCACAGTAACCATGTCTCAGACTCCTCCGGTTCCTCAACTGCCTCAGTGGGCTCCACACAGACTGAAATCACATACGCGGGCATCCAGAGCCCGACCTCTTCACAGGGGGCGTCTGGCGGCGGAGGTTACAGGCCTCAAATGCAGTCCGCCGCAGATCCAGCCGAGCCGCAAGACGAATTCGAGGCCGACTTCCAAGACGATGGCTTGAATACAGGCTATAAACCCCAGTGTTCCTGGCAGCTGGATTCTCCAGAGGCGGAAAACTTTAGTGGTTCCCTTGGCAGCCCTACGTCGGTCACATCATCCCAGTTCCTTATTCCAGAATCCTCTGAGGAGAAACCACAGTCTTCCAGCACCTGGTTCCACAGTTTTCTCTCCGGAAAATCCTGA